The genomic stretch AAGCAGAGTCTGTCTATGAATTGAGAGGTTAGTTTTGCCCAATCTTCCGAGTAAGAGCATCCCCATATCCAGTGGGCATGAGGTCtgtaatagtttgttaatgataataAGGACATTCTCCCAGAACGGGACGACCTTGGGACATGACCAAAAGATATGCGTGAAGCTACCCATATCCACCAAGCACCTCCAGCAGAGATCTGAGTTAGAGTCGCACATCCTGTGTAGTCTTTCAGGAGTCAGGTAGACTCTGTGTAAGAATTTAGTTTGTATGAGTTGGTCGCTAGCCGCAATTactgtggtagggaattccattAAAATCGAGTCCCAGTCCGCCTCAGTCAGGGTAGGAATGTCCGTTGACCATTTCTGGAAACTTTTATATAGTCGTGGGTGATAGTTATTAATcaattcagtatagatagcagagagAGTTTTGGGGAGGTCTTTGGTTAAAAGCAGCTGTTCTAGTCTGTCAGTGTTTAAGTCTGGAGGTCTAGAGCCAAACTGTGATCTGTGGGCGTGACGCAGTTGTAGATACCGAAACAGGTGCTTATTGGGAAGATTATGTTGAATTTTCAAATCCTGGAACGTGCTTAGGGACTTATTATGCTGAATATGGGAAATGTTTTTAATACCGTATCTTGCCCAAGCCACTGGGTCAGGGATGGTAGTGAAATGTTTTAAGTTTGGGTTTCCCCATAATGGCGTGAAAGGTGAGATAGTGTTGGGTTTAATAATGTGAGATCTAGTTGTAACCCAGGCCTTCCAAGTTGTAGACATAGCTGTAGTAGTTTGTGGGTTGGCCTTAGGGCCTCTGTACGGAAGGTTAGTGAGTAGCTCATAGGAGCCCAACACTGCCGCCTCAGCATTCACCGCCGGGTTTAACTCATCTTGAGAGAACCACCAACGTACAGTAACAAGCACCGATGCCCAGAAGTACTTTTGTAGGTGTGGAAGTGCTAATCCTCCTCTAGCTTTGGGAAGCTGCAAGAGGTCTAGAGCAAGTCGGGGTTGTTTGCCTGCCCAGATAAAGGATAGAATTATTCTATCTATACGTTTAAATAATGACGTTGGAAGCCACACTGGACATTGTCTGAACACATACGTAAACTTGGGCAGGAAAATCATTTTAAACAAGTTTATTCTACCGATCAGGTTAAGTGGAAGTCTATTCCaggtattacatttattttcaagTTGCTGGATAATCGGATCCACATTAAGCATCCGGTATTTATTGATATCTTTCCTTATCTGAATACCCAGATATTTAAATTGGTCAACCACCACGAGAGGACAACTTGCCGGGGGTGTTACAAGAGATATATCATCTAGAGGAAACAGTATGGATTTGTTCCAATTAATCTTAACTCCCGACATCTCACCAAATTCCTCAAAAAGATATAGAGCTGCATCAAGTGAGGTGTGGGGATCGTTGAGATACAGAAGGACATCGTCCGCGTAGAGGGATATTTTCTCATGTAAATTACCCAGCAATAGACCCTTCACCGCAGAAGACTGCCGGATACGGGCAGCGACTGGTTCCATTGCTATGGCAAATAGACTAGGTGACAGAGGGCACCCTTGTCTAGTGCCTCTCTTTAGGCTAAAGAACTGCGATATCACATTGCCTGTGCGAATCTTAGCCCTAGGGGAGTCATAGAGCATCTGAACCCAGTTAATGAAATTGTTTCCGAACCCAAGTCTACGCATGGTTGCCCATAAATAATTCCACTCCACtgtatcaaatgccttttcggcgTCCAACGAGGCTACCACTCGGTGCCCGGTGTTGATATGCGCGGCGGCAATGTTGGTCATCAACCTACGCAAGTTTATATCCGTGCCTTTGCCAGGCATAAATCCTGATTGGTCGTGGTGAATTATCTTGCAAATACATGAGTTTAATCTAGTGGCTAATATTTTGGCAAGGATTTTCGCGTCTGTATTTAAGAGGGATATAGGCCGATATGAAGCACATCTTGTGGGATCTTTCCCTGGTTTGGGGATTACAATTATTAGGGCCTCTGACATAGTGGGAAGAAGAGAACCACTATCAAAGGATTCTTGGAAGGTAGCTTTCAGTTTGGGAGCTAGTATTATCGAGTATTGTTTGTAGAATTCGGCAGGGAACCCATCTAGGCCCGGGGTCTTACCTGTCTGCATATCCGCAACTGCGTCAATTATTTCAGTAATCGTTATTGGAGCGTCAAGTGTTTCTCGGTCTTCTAAAGAGAGGGTTGGTAGATTAGTATCTGCTAGATATTGTGTAAGGTCAGCGTCGCTCTTTTGAGATTTGCTTGTGTACAATTTGGAGTAAAATTGAAAGAAGACCTCATTAATTTCCTCAGGATCAGTGACAATATTATTGCGCATTTCGTCAAGCAGACAAGGGATAGCAGTGCTGGGTTGAACGTCTTTAGATAGCCAAGCTAGTAGTTTCCCAGTTCTATCCCCTTGTTCAAAAATTTTTTGTTTCTGCGCAAGGAGACTCTTTTTTGTGGAATCTACCCTGTATAGTTCCAGTTGTGTCAAAGCCAGTTGCCATTGAGTATATATATCAGCGTTTTGAGTAGCGATATATTCTGTCTCAAGGTCTGTGGCAGCTTTCTCTTTCCACTGCACATATGCTTTAGTTTGGTCTCTAGCGAATTTGATGGCCCCCATGTATTGCCCCCTTATAACAGCTTTGCTTGCATCCCACACTAATTACTGAATAGTGGACTCCGTGTTTTGAACCCAATATAACTTAATTTGACGTTTTATAATATCGTCGATTGTGGGATCAACAATCCATTGTTTGGATAATCTCCAGACTCTATCTTTTGGCTTGGGTCCCAACAACAGAGTCAACTCCAGAGGTGCATGGTCAGAGATCCCTCTGGCAGGACAGCtcactttaactcacaccacagattttaaattatattcaggtctcgggactgagatggccattccagaatgttgtacttgttcctctgcatgcatgccttagtggattttgagcagtgtttgggtcgttgtcttgttgaaagttcTAGCCCCGGTGCAactttagctttgtcactgattcctggacattggtctccagaatctgctgatactgagtggaatccatgcgtccttcaactttgacaagattcccagtccctgcactggccccacagcatgatggaaccaccaccatattttactgtaggtatcaAGTGTTTTTCtcagaatgctgtgttctttttcctccatgcataactccccttgttatgcccaaataagtaactacattttagtttcatcagtccacatcaCCTTGTTCCAAAATGAAgcaggcttgtccaaatgtgctttagcatacctcaagtggctctgtttgtgctgtgggtatagaaaaggcttcctcttcatcactctcgcatacagcatctccttgtgtaaagtgcgccgaatggttgaacgatgcacagtgactccatctgcagcaagatgatgctgtaggtctttagtgctggtctgtgggttgactgactgttctcaccattcgttgcttctgtttatctaagattttcttggtctgccacttcaagccttaacgcaATATGTTCCTAACCGTAGAAACAGCTGACATCTCTGAGAcagttttctgtatccttcccctaaaccatgatggtgaacaatctttgtattcaggtcatttgagagttgttttgagacccccatgttgctactcttcagagaaaattaaaagaggaaggaaacatacaattgacccccttaaaaactctttctcataattggattcacctctgtatgtaggtcaggagtcactgagtttaccaagctaatttgagttccaataatttgttttaaaggttttggaatcaataaaatgacaacagtgcccaatttTATATACCTGCCTGATTTTATTtacacaattattgcgcactttctgtaaatccaataaacttaattttgcttctcaaatatcactgtgtgtgtctcctatatgatatatttaactgacattttttaaagtaacaaccaacgatttatacaggaaaatcatgacgattaacaaggttgaccaaacttttgcatcccactgtacatcctGAAATCAATTACTGCAGCTTGCACACACAAATGCATGCTGCAATGCAATACCCAAATTCACCTCTGCACAGTACACACGAGTCCATCTCATACACTTATACACATTGCTGAAATTAGGACAGCAACAAAACTGTGTGCCCAAGCCCTTACCCACAGGCTATGCACATCAGCTATACACTAAGGTTTGGCTAACACTATGAGACCAGCCCTTTTAACAGCATAGATAGGTAGAAATATCTCAGCTTTAAGAATATCTCATGTATTAAGCTGTGACAATACtacttaggcctgggacccactagcattgCTTTTCTAAACACTTGtgatcttgctaatgtaatgcttcggggaatttttttgtaaatcacatccttcaagtgggatcacacccataccattacattagcaagagcattCCAAATTACAAGCGCTTACAAATGGCTtataaaagcgctgctagtgggttccaggccttacttaTGCTGATGTAAGCATGGTTATAAAGCTAGGCATACACAAATCAGTTTCAAGCTTTCATTGTCAGTTAGATTCATTTCATTAAAATATCTACAGTTAATTGAAAATGAATTGATCTCAGTGGCACACATGGCAATCAATGTATGGCCAAatctgtactaaaaaaaagttccaacaggagaaaagcacattgAGGGTAGCATACTCTATGTGCCATGCTCCTAAATTCAATTTAGAAAATTGATCGAAAATTCTCCAAAACCTATCATTTATTtgttttcagacttgacagatcaAGGTCCTTGTGACTGTACACTGGATTTTAATGGTATTAATTAGGTGATTGATTTTAGGTTTCATCAAATTCAAAAGAAAGAATGTAATGAAAGAATTGATTAGACTGCGTGAACTGTAAAACAACTCCACTGTGTCAAGCTTACATTTCTGGAAGAACTTTGGAAcactttaaattaaattaaactGTAAATTGTAAATGAAACCGTTCTGCTATGAGGGCAGCATACATTTCCACTAGGAGCATAAGCAAAATAGGTATATAGGCCACATAAATAGCatcttatgttttgttttgtttttcaaaaatcagtttttattgtttttacaccAGGAACAGATTACAGTGCATTGCATATATACAGGGTACATGGAGACATCGTAGCGGCACAACATCGGCCACCAAACAAGTATCTtatgtttttaatacattttgcaaTATATATTTGAATTATATATCCTTTTATAaacgttccttttttttttaaaggtaaagcaAGATTCTAAATATGATGCTTTCAAGAACAATGTATCCAAGTGTCCTTATCGCTGTTTGCTTTTCTCTGTTGTGTTATGCCAATGGAATTTCAGCTGAAATTACACCTACCCAGGACAGTTCTGCGGCCTCCAGAAAAAATGAGACTGTGCAAGTTGACATCACTGCTTATAGAGCACAAACTACAGAGTCTTCAGACTGGAATACAACTAGTATTATGTCAGCCTTCAGCAATACAAGTGACATAATTCTGAAAACCCCTGTGCTCACAATATCTACTACGGTCACATCTGCTGCTCCTCAGAGTACTGTCAAAGAATCTCAACATTCAACTGTAAAACATGATGCAACTTTACTGCCTTCTACTACTGTGCCTTTGTCTGGACCTACTGTGCCTTCGTCTGGACCTACTGTGCCTTCGTCTGGACCTACTGTTCCTTCATCTGGAGCTACTGCCAGCTCTTCTAGTGGAACATACAGCTCAACAACACTCAGCACAACAACATCATCTAATCAAACAAATGGTACATCAGCATCACTCCCAACACAAGAAAAAACAAGCACTCAAAACAATGCAACAGATACATATGCAACGCCTAATGTTAATGACACAACATTGTCAGGTATATGTATTTCcttaatatatgcaaattatatcattttaaaatgaaatttaGGCAAACAGAGCAGGTTATTTTTAATAGCTcaaatttgttttgtttgtggtttttttttaaggaaaaatcTGAGAAAATACTCAGATGTTTATTACTTTCCATGCTTCTTTACATTAAATTAAATTTCCATCCATCGCATGTACTGATTGAAATTTCAAATCAGTCTGACAGTAAGAGCATATTCATGATTTttcatacaatttgaaaaaatggGTGGAACCAGTTAGAGGGCATTCCATGCAGTAATGACTTTTTCTTTTAAAGTATCCTTGCATTTTTGAGGAAAAATACTGATTGAAGCCTgtggtgggctagattacttcTTCCTGAGTCTCTAGATACTGCTTGTTGTCCAGGAGGCCCCTCCCACACCCTGTCTCCCCAGCCGCATGGGAGTTCCTCTGAGCAGCACAGAGCAATTCTTAATTGCacatagtggtgctcaaatacccctttttaaaattcgagtttggtcgaattcgaatagtaaattattcgaggtcagtcgaatattcgagtcgaataatttttactattcgattcgacctcggacttcgagctcactattcgagtcggtattcgagctcactattcgagctgactattcgaattggccttaaatagcttccaacacttgttttgagggtgaatgatgcaagaaacatctttttttccaagtaacaacagcaagtgattatgtggggatgttcctttaaaaaaaaatgtggaaagagaagttgtgtccttaattttgttcagtagtgttactgtatatacttgttcttcttcttctttatctttcttcttcttcttctagatcttcttcttctatatcttcttcttcttcttctatattgtcttcttcttcttcttcttcatcttcttcttcttcttcttcttcttcttcttcttcttcttcttcttcttcttcttcatcatcttcttcttcttcttcttcatcatcttcttcttcttcttcatcatcttcttcttcatcttcatcttcttcatcttcttcttcttcttcatcttcttcatcttcttcttcttcttcttcttcatcttcttcatcttcttcttcttcatcttcatcttcatcttcttcatcttcatcttcttcttcttcatcttcttcttcttcttcatcttcttcttcttcttcttcttcttcatcttcttcttcttcttcatcatcttcttcttcttcttcttcttcatcttcttcttcatcttcttcatcttcttcttcttcttcttcatcttcttcatcttcttcttcttcttcttcttcatcttcttcttctttttcatcttcttcttcatcatcttcatcttcttcttcttcatcatcttcttcatcttcttcttcatcttcttcttcatcttcatcttctccttctccttctttttcaatatcgtcttcttcttcttcacgtatttctcttttcaattttttttttaaagaaatgcagctatttttgagcgtaacaaatagctggtgggcgcacgcatgttggaagcgccattgtatgtgctccctggcagtggaaacacaaagacagcaggaggtaaattcagcagcaggaggaggaggatgagtgtgtggcagcaggcagtcaatgaggcaggcagctcgccgtgacataatagccctggtacctagcggtgataccagggctgtaaataaacacaacaggaggtcccagacagcggtcgtgcagcccacattgtgtccaatacacaactgggataacacagttttcaacccgggcacctcagaaaaattaaaccttttttttttttttaatggtttgtttggttttggttttgcaaccaatatagctattgtttgacgtaatagctggtggcagagtggcagcagaaggtaattctgtgtaccctggcagtgggaaacacagacagacagcagcagcaggaggaggaatggaggagtaatgtgagcagctattgtttgacgtaatagctggtggcagagtggcagcagaaggtaaatcacctgtgtaccctggcagtgggaaacacagacagacagcagcagcagcagcaggaggaggtatggaggagtagtgtgagtgtggcagcaggtaggcagcgtgacataatagccctggtacctagcggtgataccagggctgtaaataaacacaacaggaggtcccagacagcggtcgtgcagcccacattgtgtccaatacacaactgggacaacacagttttcaacccgggcacctcagaaaaattaaaccttttttttttgtatggttttttggtttttggttttacaaccaatatagctattgtttgacgtaatagctggtggcagagtggcagcagaagaaggtaattctgtgtaccctggcagtgggaaacacagacagacagcagcagcaggaggaggaatggaggagtaggcgagcagctattgtttgacgtaatagctggtggcagagtggcagcagaaggtaaatcatctgtgtaccctggcagtgggaaacacagacagacagcagcagcagcagcaggaggaggtatggaggagcagtgtgagtgtggcagcaggtaggcagcgtgacataatagccctggtacctagcggtgataccagggctgtaaataaacacaacaggaggtcccagacagcggtcgtgcagcccacattgtgtccaatacacaactggaacaacacagttttcaacccgggcacctcagaaaaattaaacctttttttttttttaatggtttgtttggttttggttttgcaaccaatatagctattgtttgacgtaatagctggtggcagagtggcagcagaagaaggtaattctgtgtaccctggcagtggggaacacagacagacagcagcagcaggaggaggaatggaggagtaggcgagcagctattgtttgacgtaatagctggtggcagagtggcagcagaaggtaaatcatctgtgtaccctggcagtgggaaacacagacagacagcagcagcagcagcaggaggaggtatggaggagcagtgtgagtgtggcagcaggtaggcagcgtgacataatagccctggtacctagcggtgataccagggctgtaaataaacacaacaggaggtcccagacagcggtcgtgcagcccacattgtgtccaatacacaactggaacaacacagttttcaacccgggcacctcagaaaaattaaacctttttttttttaatggtttgtttggttttggttttgcaaccaatatagctattgtttgacgtaatagctggtggcagagtggcagcagaagaaggtaattctgtgtaccctggcagtgggaaacacagacagacagcagcagcaggaggaggaggaatggaggagtaggcgagcagctattgtttgacgtaatagctggtggcagagtggcagcagaaggtaaatcatctgtgtaccctggcagtgggaaacacagacagacagcagcagcagcagcaggaggaggtatggaggagcagtgtgagtgtggcagcaggtaggcagcgtgacataatagccctggtacctagcggtgataccagggctgtaaataaacacaacaggaggtcccagacagcggtcgtgcagcccacattgtgtccaatacacaactgggacaacacagttttcaacccgggcacctcagaaaaattaaaccttttttttttgtatgtttttttggttttacaaccaatatagctattgtttgacgtaatagctggtggcagagtggcagcagaagaaggtaattctgtgtaccctggcagtgggaaacacagacagacagcagaagggcagtacacagcagcccactgtaggtgtaaaatgtgtggctgcaggcgacgtaatagtcaaagtgaaccaggctggcttagtgagcaggagccaggaggtggtaaagggtggtaaggcacattaacgatggttccggcagccagttcatgtccccctctcgccgacaacaggggccaggaactcgccttccacccacgcctggttcatcttcagaaacgtcagtctgtccacagacttgtgaccacgccaccagctgcactgaagcagcgctcggacagcacgctggaaggggggcaggacagcacttccagggcgtactgcgctagctcgctccagatctccatgcgcttgacccaatactccatgggatcaacaggggcatcgctgtcaagcccgctgtacgaccccatgtagtcagccaccatgcgggtcaggcgctggctgtgaccggaggaggatgctgctgcatgcatctcctctctagtcactgctgccggagcctctacagtcctgtagagctcgtggctgagagacagcaggtctgtggggcgcttgctgctgctggatgcaggcacctgctgctgcctctgtgctggctgctggacagtgggggtggcaggctgggggaaggcttcctccaagcgctcaacaagggcctgctgcaagctccttatttgttgcgctgggtctcctcctgcaggcggcaggaactggctcaacttccccttgaggcgtgggtccaacatcatgctgatccagatgtcctccctctgcttcatctggatcaccctggggtccctgcgcaggcacgtcagcatgtgcgctgccattgggaagaggcgggccacgtctgctggcacatcgacgtcagtgctgtcctcatcctcctcctctgccgcctcatcctctctccacccccgcaccaactcagctgcgctgtgctgatccccctcatcagcagccaggtcagggacctccaccaagtcctcctcctcctccccctcagaggtggactgcgcagctggttgccgctcctgctggttcaaggctgccgctccctgttccagcaaagcatcgagggccctgttcagcagagaaaccaggggcacccactcgcagaccatagcatggtccctgctcaccatgtttgtggcctgcaggaagggagccagcacaaagcacacctgctgcatgtgcctccagtcatcatcggggacgatggacgggatgttgctggtcttgtcccttctctgagctgcggaaacagtggccagggcaaggtactggttgacagcgtgcctctgttcaaccagacactccaacatcgccagggtggagttccagcgagtcggaacgtcaaggatcagccgatggcgtggcagatccagctccttttgcacgtcttccaggctcgcacaggctgcagccgagcgccggaagtgacgcacaacattccttgccgtttccagcagttcgcccatcccctggtaggtgcgcaggaacttctgcaccaccaggttcagcacgtgggcaagacaggggatgtgggtcaggtttcccctgtctatggcagcaaccagattggccccattgtcggacaccacctctccgactctgaggccagccaaatcctctcctgctcctggagtttggccaacacgtgggctgccgtcagcttggtcttgccaaggctgaccaagtgcagcagcgcttggcagtggcgggccttcacgctgctgctgaggcggggggtttggccaggtgtggcggaggatggcagaggatcggaggaacccgctgcagttcccctgaccctgcggggtggcaccacccactgtgttgctgctgctgctgctgtgcccgctgctgctctcccatcctcacccccttccaccaagctgacccagtggacagtgaaggacaggtagcggcctgtcccgaagcggctgctccaggagtccatggtgacgtggaccctttcaccaaccgcgtgctccagccctcgctgcacatcggccatcacaaagcggtgcagtgcaggaatggccttgcgggcgaagaagtgtctgctggggagctgccagtctggggctgcacaa from Hyperolius riggenbachi isolate aHypRig1 chromosome 2, aHypRig1.pri, whole genome shotgun sequence encodes the following:
- the LOC137546806 gene encoding uncharacterized protein isoform X1 yields the protein MMLSRTMYPSVLIAVCFSLLCYANGISAEITPTQDSSAASRKNETVQVDITAYRAQTTESSDWNTTSIMSAFSNTSDIILKTPVLTISTTVTSAAPQSTVKESQHSTVKHDATLLPSTTVPLSGPTVPSSGPTVPSSGPTVPSSGATASSSSGTYSSTTLSTTTSSNQTNGTSASLPTQEKTSTQNNATDTYATPNVNDTTLSDTDKNSMKYSEIILTSIFSTILVVVVLLILAYGFKKFLIRKLQYSHHPLRETSYESADRYTPPDDTLVISGGLYDAPRIYNPNMTVLEEEEPQNDYASFNSRSGQFRLEFLPGDKDLDPNDNSSLRRNV
- the LOC137546806 gene encoding uncharacterized protein isoform X2, which codes for MMLSRTMYPSVLIAVCFSLLCYANGISAEITPTQDSSAASRKNETVQVDITAYRAQTTESSDWNTTSIMSAFSNTSDIILKTPVLTISTTVTSAAPQSTVKESQHSTVKHDATLLPSTTVPLSGPTVPSSGPTVPSSGPTVPSSGATASSSSGTYSSTTLSTTTSSNQTNGTSASLPTQEKTSTQNNATDTYATPNVNDTTLSDTDKNSMKYSEIILTSIFSTILVVVVLLILAYGFKKFLIRKLQYSHHPLRETSYESDRYTPPDDTLVISGGLYDAPRIYNPNMTVLEEEEPQNDYASFNSRSGQFRLEFLPGDKDLDPNDNSSLRRNV